A single window of Aspergillus oryzae RIB40 DNA, chromosome 8 DNA harbors:
- a CDS encoding uncharacterized protein (oxoprolinase), translating to MIRNGIRIAIDRGGTFTDAWADIPGRPDHVVFKVLSVSPDEYDDAPTECIRRILELASGEEIPKGSLLDLSSVESIRMGTTVATNALLERKGDRVALMVTKGFRDSLLIGNQARPNIFDLSVQRLKQLYETVIEVDERITIEGYSEDPEPKPIDTASDPNLVVGLTGEVVRILRTPDLDAVRSQLDTLQSQGYQNLAIGLMHAYTYPEHELQIAKLAEQMGFKVSASSVLQSMAKFVPRTQSAVADAYLTPMTASYLEGFRKGFRGQLDDENTNKVLLSQSDGGLATWNSFSGLRGVLSGPAGGVVGLSRTCYDAEEGRPVLGFDMGGTSTDVARYSGALEHIFENTIAEVTIQTPQLDINTVAAGGGSILTWETGLLKVGPRSAGANPGPACYGKGGPLTVTDANLLLGRIIPEYFPKSLDLDIVKQKFAHLTDVVNRDKGGGDAFTSETLALGFLAIANATMTRPIRKLSEGRGYSAASHNLGCFGGAGGQHAVFIARDLGIQKAIIPRYSSILSAYGMALADVVVENQEPVAWKFEDDTLSELQARLDLISKKGIEALKLQGFDEESIVHECFLNMKYQGSDTTLMIRKPDQLSDFGAAFNTRHAQEFGFSQSRDILIDDIRVRSIGRPRVVDTSSPFNELNKLDDRSTVQPPAPAFTRRVFFDILGWADTNVYTLPDLKPGTRINGPAMIIDETQTIVVDHASRATILPEHVVLEVGSVNQEQLSTNAVDPVQLSVFSHRFMTVAEQMGHTMEKTSISVNIKERLDYSCAIFSADGGLVANAPHIPGHLGSMSTAITAQIERHPPGDLKPGDVIISNHPAAGGTHLPDITTITPVFDDDENPSAILFYVANRGHHADVGGIAPGSMPPNSTELWQEGAAIESFRLVNQGVFDEAGLIRHLYEIPGTFPGCSGTRTLSDNIADLKAAVASNQKGIQLIQALIKEFTWPVVEFYMKAIQENAAQAVRDLLKGFAQRYEGGVLEAEERNDDGIPFHLRVTIDKETGKTIFDFTGTGPEHSGNLNSPQACLHSAIMVGVHGLIDIQSLLTNDNIPLNHGCLAPIHVVCPKGTILSPSITAATVGCTTETSSKIADLVLKAFQAAAASQGTMNNLTFGYGGTDPITGKVIKGFGYYETIAGGAGAGPDWEGTSGVHTHITNTRITDPEILEKRYPVILHEFSIRRGSGGAGLHRGGDGCVRDMEFRIPLQVSILSDRRVTAPYGMAGGKEGKRGENVWIRKDPVTGSTRKVALGPRQTAHFRAGDRIVILTPGGGGWGEEISRDQKESVGLRQKIDSAGQSLLKTQGSLYERNAIAVGN from the exons ATGATAAGGAATGGAATCCGCATTGCTATCGACAGAGGTGGCACATTCACAGATGCCTGGGCAGATATACCTggtcgaccagatcatgTCGTCTTCAAAGTTCTATCAGTCTCCCCAGACGAGTATGATGATGCCCCGACAGAATGTATCAGACGGATTTTAGAATTGGCAAGCGGCGAGGAGATACCTAAGGGTTCTCTGCTCGACCTGTCGTCAGTTGAATCTATTCGAATGGGTACGACAGTCGCCACAAATGCGCTTCTTGAGCGGAAGGGCGATCGTGTAGCCCTCATGGTAACCAAAGGCTTTCGCGATTCGCTCTTGATTGGTAATCAGGCTCGACCCAACATTTTTGATCTCTCGGTACAACGGCTCAAGCAGCTCTATGAGACCGTGATTGAGGTTGACGAGCGCATCACGATTGAAGGGTATAGCGAAGATCCCGAACCCAAACCCATCGACACCGCGTCTGATCCCAATCTCGTCGTCGGTCTGACAGGCGAGGTAGTGAGAATATTACGAACGCCAGACCTGGATGCCGTTCGCTCACAGCTAGACACGCTGCAATCGCAAGGCTACCAGAATCTAGCCATTGGACTCATGCATGCATATACCTATCCCGAGCACGAGCTTCAGATAGCGAAACTGGCCGAACAAATGGGCTTCAAAGTATCGGCGTCGTCAGTTCTTCAATCCATGGCCAAATTTGTCCCTCGAACCCAATCGGCTGTGGCTGATGCTTACCTCACTCCAATGACTGCCTCGTATCTTGAAGGCTTTCGGAAGGGATTCAGGGGCCAACTGGACGATGAAAATACAAACAAGGTACTACTAAGTCAGTCAGATGGTGGCCTGGCCACCTGGAACAGCTTTTCAGGTCTCCGAGGAGTACTAAGTGGTCCTGCCGGGGGTGTTGTAGGTTTGTCGCGAACATGCTACGATGCGGAGGAAGGCCGGCCAGTGTTGGGATTCGATATGGGCGGAACCAGTACTGATGTGGCCCGGTATTCAGGCGCTCTGGAGCATATCTTCGAAAATACCATTGCGGAGGTTACCATTCAGACACCCCAGCTGGATATCAACACTGTCGCAGCGGGAGGTGGATCAATCTTGACCTGGGAGACTGGGTTGCTAAAGGTTGGACCGAGGAGTGCTGGCGCAAATCCTGGTCCAGCTTGCTATGGAAAGGGTGGTCCGTTGACCGTGACGGACGCCAATCTGCTGCTAGGACGAATCATTCCGGAGTATTTTCCAAAATCTCTCGATCTGGACATTGTCAAACAAAAGTTTGCCCATTTGACGGACGTTGTTAACAGAGACAAAGGAGGTGGAGATGCCTTTACCTCAGAAACCCTGGCGCTAGGCTTCTTGGCCATCGCGAATGCAACGATGACAAGACCCATTCGAAAACTGAGTGAAGGCCGAGGGTATAGCGCCGCGAGCCACAACCTTGGATGTTTCGGAGGTGCTGGTGGGCAGCACGCTGTCTTTATTGCTCGAGATCTCGGCATTCAAAAAGCAATCATCCCACGCTACTCGAGTATCTTGTCTGCATACGGGATGGCTCTAGCTGATGTGGTGGTCGAGAACCAGGAGCCTGTGGCGTGGAAGTTTGAAGACGACACTCTGTCCGAGCTTCAGGCACGGCTAGATTTAATATCGAAGAAAGGTATAGAGGCGTTGAAATTACAGGGCTTTGATGAGGAATCTATCGTACATGAGTGCTTCCTGAACATGAAATACCAAGGCAGCGATACAACCTTGATGATTCGGAAACCTGACCAACTATCAGACTTTGGAGCGGCTTTCAATACTAGACATGCACAAGAGTTTGGATTCTCACAGTCTCGGGATATATTGATCGATGATATCCGCGTGCGGAGTATTGGAAGGCCTCGAGTCGTGGACACCTCGAGCCCGTTCAACGAACTGAACAAGTTGGATGATCGTTCTACAGTTCAGCCACCAGCACCTGCATTTACACGAAGAGTATTCTTTGATATACTCGGTTGGGCAGATACCAACGTTTACACACTCCCTGACTTGAAGCCCGGCACTCGGATCAATGGACCAGCCATGATCATTGACGAAACACAGACGATTGTGGTTGATCATGCAAGCAGAGCAACCATATTGCCCGAGCATGTGGTTTTGGAAGTGGGAAGTGTCAACCAGGAGCAGCTGTCTACCAATGCCGTGGACCCCGTCCAGCTGAGCGTGTTCAGTCATCGATTCATGACCGTGGCGGAGCAAATGGGCCACACGATGGAGAAAACCTCCATATCGGTTAATATTAAAGAGAGATTGGATTATTCATGTGCTATCTTCTCAGCTGATGGTGGACTCGTGGCTAATGCACCTCACATCCCCGGCCACCTTGGCTCCATGAGCACGGCAATCACAGCTCAGATTGAGCGACATCCACCGGGAGATCTGAAACCCGGCGATGTCATCATCAGCAACCACCCGGCTGCGGGTGGCACCCACCTACCCGATATTACGACCATTACACCCGTGTttgacgacgatgagaaTCCATCAGCGATCTTGTTCTACGTGGCTAACCGCGGTCACCATGCCGACGTGGGTGGAATTGCCCCAGGCTCCATGCCTCCCAACTCGACCGAGCTCTGGCAAGAGGGTGCGGCCATCGAATCTTTCAGACTAGTCAATCAAGGTGTCTTTGACGAGGCTGGATTAATCCGGCATCTGTACGAGATCCCCGGCACATTCCCGGGCTGCAGTGGCACCCGCACGCTGAGCGACAATATTGCCGATTTGAAGGCGGCTGTAGCGTCAAACCAAAAGGGTATTCAGCTGATCCAAGCTCTCATTAAAGAGTTTACTTGGCCGGTCGTCGAGTTCTACATGAAGGCAATCCAGGAGAATGCCGCACAGGCCGTGCGTGACCTACTGAAAGGCTTCGCTCAGCGATATGAAGGAGGGGTGCTCGAAGCAGAGGAGAGGAACGACGACGGAATCCCATTCCATCTAAGAGTGACAATCGACAAGGAGACGGGCAAAACTATTTTCGATTTTACTGGCACCGGACCAGAACATTCGGGGAACCTAAACTCGCCGCAAGCTTGCTTACATTCTGCTATCATGGTAGGGGTCCACGGGTTAATAGATATACAATCACTGCTAACGAATGATA ATATACCTCTCAACCATGGATGTCTAGCTCCAATCCATGTAGTCTGCCCCAAGGGTACTATCCTCTCACCGTCCATCACAGCCGCGACAGTTGGATGCACCACCGAGACGTCATCCAAGATCGCCGACCTCGTCCTGAAAGCCTTCCAAGCAGCCGCCGCCTCCCAAGGCACCATGAACAATCTAACATTCGGCTACGGAGGCACAGACCCCATCACAGGAAAAGTCATCAAAGGCTTCGGGTACTACGAGACCATAGCCGGCGGGGCAGGAGCTGGACCCGACTGGGAAGGCACCAGCGGAGTACACACCCACATAACCAACACTCGCATTACCGATCCCGAGATTCTAGAAAAACGGTACCCAGTCATCCTACATGAATTCTCCATTCGCCGGGGAAGTGGAGGAGCGGGTCTCCATCGGGGAGGCGATGGATGTGTCCGTGATATGGAGTTCCGGATTCCCCTTCAGGTATCGATTCTCTCGGACCGACGCGTCACGGCTCCTTATGGAATGGCGGGTGGCAAGGAGGGGAAGCGGGGAGAGAATGTTTGGATTCGGAAGGATCCTGTCACTGGCTCTACGAGGAAGGTTGCCCTTGGGCCTAGGCAGACGGCTCACTTCCGAGCTGGGGATCGTATTGTGATTCTCACGCCTGGGGGAGGTGGCTGGGGGGAGGAGATTTCCCGGGATCAGAAGGAATCTGTGGGTTTACGACAGAAGATTGACAGTGCGGGTCAGAGTCTACTGAAGACACAGGGGAGCTTGTATGAGAGGAATGCGATTGCGGTGGGGAACTAA
- a CDS encoding fungal specific transcription factor domain-containing protein (predicted protein), with product MQEIEAVYQTTVRPTVLWLCKLLALLALGELYTNRRKLNDAQIIPGTNYYLQALHMLHDTYEEATLLHVEVLILIVSASQSLNQRHIDQRQAWYSNSLGRIRSAYSYSGVAMRLALSLGLHRSGSAPATATAVELESRRRTWWMLYYFERMSASKLGLPITVRDEDIDVELPSMNGLTEEEQQEFADPAHICANVKLARITGNICTSATSLTYKSMLTRQ from the coding sequence ATGCAAGAGATCGAGGCTGTATACCAGACGACAGTAAGGCCAACTGTTCTTTGGTTGTGCAAGCTACTTGCTCTTCTCGCCTTGGGTGAACTCTATACCAACCGCAGGAAGTTGAACGACGCACAGATAATCCCGGGGACGAACTACTATCTCCAGGCCCTGCACATGCTCCACGACACATATGAAGAAGCGACATTATTACATGTCGAGGTCCTTATATTGATAGTAAGTGCTTCGCAGTCACTGAATCAACGACATATTGATCAACGACAGGCATGGTACTCAAACAGCTTGGGACGCATCCGATCCGCATATTCCTATAGTGGCGTTGCCATGAGGCTGGCATTGAGCCTTGGGTTACATAGATCAGGATCTGCTCCGGCCACAGCCACCGCAGTCGAACTTGAGAGTCGACGACGCACATGGTGGATGCTATACTACTTCGAGCGAATGTCAGCCTCCAAGCTCGGGCTACCCATCACAGTACGGGACGAAGACATAGACGTAGAGCTGCCTTCCATGAACGGCCTcacggaagaggagcaacAGGAATTTGCAGACCCCGCTCATATATGTGCCAATGTCAAGCTAGCTCGTATCACAGGAAATATCTGTACGTCTGCCACTTCACTAACTTACAAGTCCATGCTAACCAGACAGTAA
- a CDS encoding putative MFS transporter (permease of the major facilitator superfamily): MSELQGNVPTRRIMDNTKSPEDPVVKPPVDLGKDEPETRVVAGDSIDACAERALVRKFDFRILPVLAIMYLFNSLDKSNLGNAKTAGLEETLNLKGDQYNIILSIFFIPYVLTAPFLGILGKMYGPNLVLPCMMLTFGLCTVLVVVVYNFGGLMAIRWFLGMSESAFFPLVIYYLTTFYRRGELARRLAIFYAAQSIASAFSGLLAFGVFQIHSGPLTPWRYLFLIEGLATVLFALFVFWYLPRSASEARFLSEAEKALAFTRMQLDSSAVVNEKLNLRDAFRIFKHPTSWAIVGIQICLGVPLQSVQLFLPQIISKLGYGTVKTNLYTVAPNVSGAVVLLILAFCSDWTRWRFPFIALGFLFTFLGMIIYVAIDPEKNINVAYFASFMMTWGTSAPSVLLDVWYNNNIASEGKRIVLTSIAVPLANLMGVVSSNIFRNQDAPKYLPALITTASFGGTGIILTLLLGFWMMLDNKRRDRAQGIKLRAMDVPTERLAEGPSSPDFRWFL, translated from the exons ATGTCCG AACTCCAAGGGAACGTTCCGACACGACGCATCATGGATAACACAAAGTCACCGGAAGATCCAGTTGTGAAGCCACCAGTGGATCTGGGGAAGGATGAACCAGAAACGCGGGTTGTTGCGGGCGACTCGATCGATGCCTGTGCAGAGCGTGCGCTCGTCCGGAAATTCGATTTCCGCATTCTTCCTGTCCTGGCCATCATGTATCTGTTCAATAGCTTGGACAAGTCCAATttgggaaatgcaaagacAGCAGGGTTAGAGG AGACTCTTAACCTCAAGGGCGACCAatacaacatcatcctcagcattttcttcatcccctATGTCTTGACGGCGCCGTTCCTGGGCATCTTAGGCAAGATGTACGGGCCGAACCTGGTTCTGCCCTGCATGATGCTGACCTTTGGGCTGTGTACTGTTTTAGTGGTGGTTGTGTATAATTTTGGGGGCCTGATGGCGATTAGATGGTTTCTTGGCATGTCTGAGAGTGCCTTTTTCCCCCTCGTTATCTATTATTTGACAAC ATTCTATCGTCGAGGTGAACTGGCCAGACGTCTGGCGATTTTCTATGCCGCACAGAGCATTgcctcggccttctcggGTCTTCTCGCCTTTGGTGTTTTCCAAATCCACTCCGGTCCACTGACCCCATGGCGGTACCTCTTCCTTATTGAAGGCCTGGCGACCGTTTTGTTCGCGCTTTTCGTATTCTGGTATCTGCCCCGCTCGGCATCTGAGGCGCGCTTCCTCTCcgaagccgagaaggcaCTAGCATTCACGCGGATGCAGCTCGACAGTTCGGCCGTTGTCAATGAGAAACTCAACCTTCGCGACGCATTCCGTATCTTCAAACATCCGACCAGCTGGGCCATTGTGGGTATTCAGATCTGCCTCGGCGTCCCTCTGCAATCCGTCCAACTGTTCCTCCCTCAAATCATCTCCAAACTCGGATACGGCACCGTAAAGACGAATCTCTACACCGTGGCCCCCAACGTCTCAGGTGCCGTCGTGCTTCTTATCCTCGCCTTCTGCAGTGATTGGACGCGATGGCGATTCCCATTCATTGCCCTGGGCTTCTTATTCACTTTCCTGGGTATGATCATCTATGTGGCGATCGACCCCGAGAAGAATATCAACGTGGCCTACTTCGCCTCGTTCATGATGACCTGGGGTACCTCCGCACCATCCGTGTTGTTGGATGTCTGGTACAACAACAACATTGCCAGCGAAGGCAAACGAATCGTCTTGACGAGTATCGCAGTACCTCTTGCGAACTTGATGGGTGTGGTTAGTTCGAATATCTTCCGCAACCAGGATGCCCCGAAGTACCTGCCGGCGCTGATCACCACGGCGTCTTTCGGAGGAACGGGTATCATTCTCacacttcttcttggcttctggATGATGTTGGATAATAAGCGACGGGATCGTGCACAAGGGATCAAATTACGGGCTATGGATGTCCCGACCGAGAGGTTGGCAGAGGGTCCCAGTAGTCCCGATTTTCGGTGGTTTTTATAA